CCAGCAGCCCCTCGGCGCCGAACACGACGGTGGAGACCACCATCCCGATCACGCCGACCAGCAGCGGGATCTGCGGCAGTCGCAGGCCGCCCTCCGCCAGCGCCCGCGTCACCTCCAGCACCGCGATCACCATCGCGATCGCGGCGAGCACCGCGAAGGCCTGCGGCACCACGAACACCGCCACGACCAGCAGGGCGGCCAGACCCGCGCCGACCGCGATCGCGGCCGGCAGGTTCCGGCCGGCACCGCGGCGCTTGGCGTGCTCGGGCTCGTTCCCGGGCGCGTCGACGGCCGCCTCGAGCGGGCTCGAGGCGGTCGGGACGGTGAGCGCCGGGTCGGTGCTCACGCCGACGGCCCGCCGGATCGTGGTCTGCGGTGCAGGGTTCTGCGCTCCTGTGGTGCGACTCAGACGGTCTCGAGCTCGGTCTCCTTGAGGCCGAGCGACTCGTCGATCTGCTCGATGTACTTCTTGGTCAGCGCCTCGAGCTCCTTCTCCGCGCGGATGCCCTCGTCCTCGCCGATCTCCTTGTCCTTGACCAGCTTCTCGATCGCCTTCTTCGCATTGCCGCGGGAACCGCGCACGGAGACGCGCCCGTCCTCCGCCTTGGTGCGCGCGAGCTTGACGTAGTCCTTGCGACGCTCCTCGGTCAGCGCGGGCAGCACCACGCGCAGGGTGTCACCGTTGTTCGTGGGGTTCACGCCCAGGTCCGAATCCCGCAGCGCGGTCTCGACGCCGGACATGGCGGACTTGTCATAGGGCGTGACGATGACGGTGCGCGCCTCGGGGAACTGCAGGGAGGCCAGCTGGTTCAGCGGTGTCGGAGCGCCGTAGTACTCGACGGTGATGCCCTGGAACATCGCGGCATTCGCGCGGCCGGTGCGGATCGCGGTGAAGTCGTCCTTGGTGACCTCCACGGACTTCGTCATCTTGGACTCCGCGTCCTTCAGGATGCTCGGGGTGTCGTCGCTCACGGGATGCTCCTCGGTTCTCGGTAGGTGTTCGTGATCCATTGTCCCGCCCCGTCAAGGGCGGCAGGCGGATTCGGGGGTGCTGTGCGGTGCCGGCAGGACGGTGACCCGCCCCGCCGGGGTCACTTGGTGACCACGGTGCCGATGCGGTCGCCGCGCATGGCGCGCGTGATGTTGCCGGGGGCGTCGAGACCGAAGACCATCATCTGCTGGGCGTTGTCCATGCACAGGCTGAAGGCGGTGGAGTCGACGACCTTCAGGCCGCGCTGGAGGGCGTCGTTGTAGGTGACGTGGTCGAGCTTCTCCGCGTCGGGGTTGGCGCGCGGGTCGGAGTCGTAGACGCCGTCGACGCCGTTCTTGGCCATCAGCACCTCTTCGCAGCCGATCTCCAGCGCGCGCTGGACGGCGACGGTGTCGGTGGAGAAGTAGGGCATGCCGGCACCGGCG
The window above is part of the Brachybacterium vulturis genome. Proteins encoded here:
- the frr gene encoding ribosome recycling factor, with translation MSDDTPSILKDAESKMTKSVEVTKDDFTAIRTGRANAAMFQGITVEYYGAPTPLNQLASLQFPEARTVIVTPYDKSAMSGVETALRDSDLGVNPTNNGDTLRVVLPALTEERRKDYVKLARTKAEDGRVSVRGSRGNAKKAIEKLVKDKEIGEDEGIRAEKELEALTKKYIEQIDESLGLKETELETV